A window of the Erpetoichthys calabaricus chromosome 10, fErpCal1.3, whole genome shotgun sequence genome harbors these coding sequences:
- the LOC114659732 gene encoding G-protein coupled receptor 15-like, with protein sequence MEYSGSTVEYETYYYENDSTEQTEGCRLPGFPWTWIIRTFLYILVVILGVPGNIALIWIMVRRLSVFRRPCESFVVNLAISDLLLLLGLLVWIDSEIHGGSWRSGWLCCKITAYFMALSMQSGIFFLTAMSIDRYLAVVHSNIYRKIKKKLYVTASCFLVWLVSILIALPVFRARVLTLEDSGIWRCREDIDVQLQRFSLVNLLAFFFSLLGILYCYCSIMRTLCLHYRRTRRQNHKLLRSIKVVFLVVVVFCFSWVPFNAFKIIKIVLTIMNKENSCTMDVALTGLRVLVPFAFANSCANPFIYTWADASLKKLVVRCLCPCLPRLQEVMAVSQSSEMGSRSSQGSESSWHKKERQNTSHCQLSVKA encoded by the exons ATGGAGTATTCAGGCTCAACAGTTGAATATGAAACATATTACTATGAAAATGATTCAACTGAGCAGACTGAAGGTTGCCGCCTTCCTGGATTTCCTTGGACTTGGATAATCCGAACATTTCTCTACATCCTGGTGGTGATTTTGGGAGTTCCAGGTAACATCGCCCTGATCTGGATAATGGTTCGGCGCCTCAGTGTTTTCAGACGTCCCTGTGAATCCTTCGTGGTGAATCTGGCGATTTCTGATTTGCTTCTTCTGCTTGGCCTCTTGGTTTGGATTGACAGTGAGATCCATGGGGGCTCCTGGCGCTCAGGATGGCTGTGTTGCAAGATTACTGCCTATTTTATGGCCCTCAGTATGCAAAGTGGGATCTTCTTTCTCACGGCGATGAGCATCGACAG GTACCTTGCAGTCGTACATTCGAATATCTACCGGAAGATCAAGAAGAAACTCTATGTTACTGCATCTTGTTTCCTGGTTTGGTTGGTGTCTATACTGATAGCACTGCCTGTGTTCAGGGCACGCGTCCTTACACTGGAAGACAGCGGTATTTGGAGATGCAGAGAAGACATCGACGTCCAGTTACAAAGATTTTCTTTGGTCAATCTCCTGGCTTTCTTCTTCTCCCTACTTGGCATCCTGTATTGCTACTGTTCCATCATGAGGACCCTGTGCCTGCACTACAGGAGGACACGTAGACAGAACCACAAGCTCCTGCGCTCCATAAAAGTGGTCTTTCTAGTAGTCGTCGTCTTTTGTTTCTCCTGGGTACCTTTTAACGCATTTAAGATTATTAAGATTGTTCTCACAATAATGAACAAGGAAAACTCTTGCACCATGGATGTGGCCCTCACCGGTTTGAGAGTTCTGGTGCCTTTTGCTTTTGCCAACAGCTGCGCTAACCCTTTTATCTACACTTGGGCCGACGCTTCCCTCAAAAAGCTTGTAGTTCGCTGTCTGTGTCCGTGTCTCCCAAGGCTGCAGGAAGTGATGGCTGTTTCACAAAGTTCTGAAATGGGCTCACGCAGCAGCCAAGGGTCCGAGTCCAGCTGGCACAAGAAAGAAAGGCAGAATACGTCCCACTGTCAGCTGTCTGTAAAAGCGTAG